From the genome of Scytonema hofmannii PCC 7110, one region includes:
- a CDS encoding TROVE domain-containing protein — MNYKFFTQKKTATPQTQPIPGRETEMIQGRSGGFMFDAGIWKMLRRCLLIGTAKSTYYAGKHELTEDFVEVVRQAIAENPGRVAEEILYASDGRAINNSAPILALVLLSMGEAPEAKKAFCEIFPQVVRTGSHFYEWLNYTKSMRGFGKVVREAGKNWFAKEDVKGLAYQLLKYQQRHGFSNRDALRLFHVKPLTEDHQKLFEWVVKGWEVLPEEIPSTALAQIWWYEWLKRNPEKTNEAILQGHLTHEMAAPVGKMEQSAWQLLFNEMPIGALLRNLGSLTEIGVLARNERANLQRVEAVLNNKEHLRKGRIHPIDVLKALKTYQSGGTLGRSKKTWNPVDEIVEILEKSLALSFDVVQPTGKVFMHAVDVSGSMGFPIVDMGLTCCEVAATMALVTAKAEKNYMIRGFATDFRDLGINANDSFKSAVRKASNQNFGGTDASVAYDWMIKNKFKADVVCFWTDSESWAGYKHPSQALAEYRQKVNPNTKAVYITLTPYRITLVDPQDPLSWDLGGFDPGIPRIIQMLATGEL, encoded by the coding sequence ATGAATTACAAATTTTTTACTCAGAAAAAGACAGCCACACCACAAACTCAGCCCATTCCCGGACGGGAAACAGAGATGATCCAAGGACGTTCGGGCGGGTTCATGTTCGATGCGGGTATTTGGAAGATGCTGCGGCGCTGTTTGCTGATTGGTACTGCCAAAAGCACTTACTATGCTGGCAAACACGAACTGACAGAAGATTTTGTTGAGGTTGTCAGACAGGCGATCGCAGAAAATCCAGGACGAGTTGCAGAAGAAATACTTTATGCTAGTGACGGACGCGCCATCAACAACAGTGCGCCTATTCTTGCTTTGGTGTTGCTATCCATGGGTGAAGCACCAGAAGCAAAGAAAGCATTTTGCGAAATCTTCCCACAAGTTGTCCGCACGGGAAGTCACTTTTATGAATGGTTGAACTACACCAAGTCCATGCGAGGATTTGGTAAAGTTGTGCGAGAAGCTGGTAAGAATTGGTTCGCAAAAGAAGACGTTAAAGGTTTGGCTTACCAATTGCTGAAGTACCAGCAACGTCATGGCTTTTCCAACCGAGATGCTTTGCGGTTATTTCACGTCAAACCACTTACAGAAGACCATCAAAAATTGTTTGAGTGGGTTGTGAAAGGTTGGGAAGTTCTACCAGAGGAAATCCCTTCTACAGCATTAGCCCAAATTTGGTGGTATGAGTGGCTGAAGCGGAATCCAGAAAAGACCAATGAAGCCATACTACAAGGACACTTAACCCATGAAATGGCTGCACCTGTGGGCAAGATGGAGCAAAGTGCTTGGCAATTGCTATTCAATGAAATGCCAATTGGTGCATTGCTGCGTAATTTAGGTTCACTCACCGAAATAGGTGTGTTAGCACGAAATGAACGTGCCAACTTGCAACGAGTGGAAGCAGTGCTGAATAACAAAGAACATCTGCGGAAAGGTCGTATACATCCAATTGATGTTTTGAAAGCCCTCAAGACTTATCAATCTGGGGGTACATTGGGACGCAGCAAAAAGACTTGGAACCCAGTTGATGAAATTGTGGAAATTCTAGAAAAGTCCTTGGCGCTGTCTTTTGATGTCGTGCAACCTACAGGCAAAGTGTTCATGCATGCCGTAGATGTCTCCGGTTCAATGGGTTTCCCAATTGTTGATATGGGACTTACGTGTTGTGAAGTAGCTGCAACAATGGCACTGGTGACAGCAAAAGCAGAGAAGAACTACATGATTCGTGGTTTTGCGACCGATTTCCGCGATTTAGGTATTAATGCCAATGATAGCTTCAAGTCAGCAGTCCGCAAAGCTAGCAACCAAAACTTTGGTGGAACAGATGCATCTGTTGCTTATGACTGGATGATTAAGAACAAGTTCAAAGCCGATGTTGTTTGCTTTTGGACTGACAGCGAGTCATGGGCTGGTTACAAACACCCAAGTCAAGCTTTAGCTGAGTACCGTCAAAAGGTCAACCCCAATACCAAAGCAGTGTATATCAC
- a CDS encoding quinone-dependent dihydroorotate dehydrogenase yields the protein MDIYKNAIRPLLFTLAKTDPEWLHQQTIRSLSWLGQNRVRPPANWMNELLMQAFCLEDKRLEQNLFGLTFPNPLGLAAGFDKDGVAVPIWSSLGFGFAEMGTVTFHQQPGNTPPRLFRLPLDKAALNRMGFNNSGAEAMAIRLAEVKQDLRSIPIGLNLGKSKITTIKDAALDYRNSFHLLKDYGDYFVVNVSSPNTPGLRSLQDASMLSSILAALQQENSLKKPLFVKIAPDLEWQAISDIISLAKTYQLAGIIATNTTISRDGLRTQVISKTGKSPQDEAGGISGAPLRERSTEVIRFIWQQTSGQIPIIGVGGIFTAEDAWEKISAGASLLQVYTGWIYEGPAMVRRILQGLLSKLEQNGLNSISEAIGFQK from the coding sequence ATGGATATTTACAAAAATGCAATTCGTCCCCTTTTGTTCACTCTGGCAAAAACAGATCCAGAGTGGCTGCACCAGCAAACCATCCGCAGCTTGAGCTGGTTGGGACAGAATCGAGTTCGTCCTCCCGCAAACTGGATGAACGAACTTTTGATGCAAGCATTCTGTCTTGAGGATAAACGCCTAGAGCAAAATCTATTTGGACTGACGTTTCCCAATCCCCTTGGTTTGGCTGCAGGTTTTGATAAGGATGGAGTCGCAGTCCCCATCTGGTCTAGCTTGGGTTTTGGCTTTGCAGAAATGGGAACCGTTACTTTTCACCAACAGCCTGGAAATACCCCTCCCCGGTTGTTCCGTTTGCCTTTAGATAAAGCCGCTCTCAACCGCATGGGATTTAATAATAGCGGTGCGGAGGCAATGGCAATACGGTTAGCAGAAGTTAAGCAAGATTTAAGGTCAATACCTATAGGTCTGAACTTGGGGAAATCTAAGATAACCACCATTAAAGATGCTGCTCTTGATTATCGCAATAGTTTTCACTTACTTAAGGATTACGGGGATTACTTTGTTGTCAATGTTTCTTCCCCAAATACACCCGGATTGCGATCGCTCCAAGATGCTTCCATGCTAAGTTCTATTTTGGCAGCATTACAACAGGAAAATTCCCTAAAAAAGCCTCTCTTTGTCAAGATAGCTCCCGACCTAGAATGGCAGGCAATATCTGACATTATTTCCTTGGCAAAAACCTATCAACTTGCTGGAATTATTGCGACAAACACCACTATTAGTAGGGATGGATTGCGAACTCAGGTAATTTCCAAAACTGGCAAATCACCTCAAGATGAAGCAGGTGGTATCAGTGGTGCTCCATTAAGAGAACGTTCCACCGAAGTTATTCGTTTTATTTGGCAGCAAACTTCAGGTCAAATTCCAATTATTGGTGTTGGAGGCATTTTCACGGCTGAAGACGCCTGGGAAAAAATCTCTGCAGGTGCTAGCCTTCTGCAAGTTTATACAGGCTGGATTTATGAGGGTCCAGCTATGGTAAGACGCATCCTTCAAGGTTTGTTATCCAAGCTAGAACAAAATGGTTTGAATTCTATCTCAGAAGCTATTGGTTTTCAAAAGTAA
- a CDS encoding GAF domain-containing sensor histidine kinase, translating into MLPPQKPTAADQHIFSLGRVLQSLREENDVEVLIQTTISYLKEQFDYRLVWIALYDRLNHILFGKGGFSPVADSSYLRQRVVLSPGDLLEQVVIEQRPIGVADLKAENRAEQWQGFAEKFNIQGTIILPIRYKDRCLGVVLMGSERWGYMLGGEAKARLMMVLGELGAALYQSEIDLQQKQTKRLDEPLLRLLESFRTLGNLEQKLEAVVQATHEFVSPTRTKIYWFDREKRYFWLRLSDRHSKTPAEQQSSGITVQELNDFYYALSVHQIVFIGEGRSSLKSAFTVKLLQRLNVRSLLAAPIIWQKDLLGFMAVEAREARIWSDVEKNFVTGAAGLLSLVAPTESMETTIKQVQNDAQLTSQVAKAICKDSDTLEALRVCAAKVLERLGAERFLLLDLDADRNQYKILYQSQPRNRRNLISALDALKELDWQLLHHSSEAVGIEDAEFDLKFYNWRSELVENGVNSFLISNCTQGRAPESLLLVTTETPRYWTSQEKELLQAVSQQIGVIVRQWRLHQVTEQQEKILRSFQQCFRILERTQSSIPQPAYQFERAALEQIASVLGCPLALLLSWTAEQDVAEVIPGVIANSQFAINTDVAIPIQAEPIIYWAFATDGLLAIKVDDLPEQTRKWLNGSGIGQVLVMALRTSADYQPTGVVLIADHAERQWSEQSLTALESLICQFAWSRWHLHITQILQSTTNNLQQLNWYKHRRLEEMQRTIVLLLSQMYDLCTPTNELIHTRHLQLLRQMETVTGAMTTMLKLEQWQVCVSKETLPIASLLKRSLERVEILLKQQKLWVGVHGLGQPIDSTEKTYSTLYNSSDGSKTQAMTIVGDIVKIELVLYELLMNACRRSVGGGRIDIWCRRMDEELLEISVTDNGTIEAKLLEELHQDAPKKVLSPSSLSQPPGLHLLICQNLMQLMGGELHFYQLPDGRVVSRLLLPLAS; encoded by the coding sequence ATGTTGCCCCCTCAAAAACCAACAGCAGCCGACCAACATATATTTTCCTTGGGGCGCGTCCTCCAAAGCCTCAGGGAAGAGAACGATGTTGAGGTTTTAATCCAAACCACTATCTCGTACCTGAAAGAGCAGTTTGACTATAGGTTGGTGTGGATTGCTCTTTACGATCGCCTGAACCACATCTTATTTGGCAAAGGAGGTTTTTCGCCTGTCGCGGATAGTAGTTACTTGAGACAGCGAGTTGTACTGAGTCCGGGAGATTTGTTAGAGCAAGTTGTCATTGAGCAACGCCCCATAGGTGTAGCTGACTTAAAAGCTGAAAATCGAGCCGAACAATGGCAGGGATTTGCAGAAAAATTTAACATACAGGGAACGATTATATTACCAATTCGATACAAAGATCGCTGTTTGGGTGTTGTGTTGATGGGTTCGGAACGCTGGGGTTATATGCTTGGTGGTGAAGCAAAAGCTCGGCTGATGATGGTTTTGGGGGAACTGGGGGCAGCACTTTATCAAAGCGAAATTGATTTGCAGCAAAAGCAAACCAAGCGCTTGGACGAGCCATTATTGCGGCTGTTGGAAAGTTTCAGAACTCTGGGTAACTTGGAGCAAAAACTGGAAGCTGTGGTGCAAGCCACTCATGAATTCGTTTCACCTACCCGGACAAAAATTTACTGGTTCGATCGGGAAAAACGGTATTTTTGGCTGCGGTTGAGCGATCGTCATAGCAAGACGCCAGCCGAACAGCAGTCAAGTGGAATTACAGTGCAAGAACTTAACGACTTTTATTATGCACTGTCAGTCCATCAAATTGTCTTCATTGGGGAGGGACGCAGTTCTTTAAAAAGTGCTTTTACAGTCAAACTGCTGCAACGCTTGAACGTGCGATCGCTTTTGGCAGCTCCGATTATTTGGCAAAAAGACTTGCTGGGTTTTATGGCAGTTGAAGCCAGAGAAGCTCGAATTTGGTCGGATGTGGAAAAAAATTTCGTTACCGGTGCAGCTGGGTTGCTTTCGCTTGTAGCACCTACCGAAAGTATGGAAACCACCATCAAACAAGTTCAAAATGATGCTCAACTCACCAGTCAAGTTGCTAAAGCTATCTGTAAAGATTCTGATACTCTAGAAGCTTTACGTGTTTGTGCGGCAAAAGTCTTGGAACGGTTGGGGGCAGAACGTTTTTTATTACTCGATTTAGATGCAGATCGAAATCAATACAAAATTTTATACCAAAGTCAACCCCGAAATCGGAGAAATTTGATATCCGCCCTTGATGCTCTCAAAGAATTGGATTGGCAGTTATTGCACCATTCATCAGAGGCAGTGGGAATTGAAGATGCTGAGTTCGATTTAAAATTTTATAATTGGCGGTCTGAGTTAGTAGAAAATGGAGTCAATTCTTTTCTCATTAGTAACTGCACTCAAGGTCGTGCGCCAGAATCTCTTTTACTCGTTACCACTGAAACTCCTCGCTATTGGACATCTCAAGAGAAGGAACTACTGCAAGCAGTGAGCCAGCAAATTGGTGTTATTGTTCGTCAATGGCGACTGCATCAAGTGACCGAACAGCAAGAAAAAATATTGCGTAGCTTTCAGCAATGCTTCCGGATTTTGGAACGAACTCAGAGTTCTATCCCTCAACCTGCTTATCAGTTTGAACGGGCTGCATTGGAACAAATAGCGTCTGTTCTTGGCTGTCCTTTAGCATTACTGCTTTCTTGGACAGCCGAACAAGACGTTGCAGAAGTGATACCAGGAGTTATTGCTAACAGTCAATTTGCAATTAATACTGATGTAGCGATTCCAATTCAGGCCGAACCTATTATCTATTGGGCATTTGCTACAGATGGTTTATTAGCTATCAAAGTAGACGATTTACCCGAACAAACCAGAAAGTGGCTCAACGGTTCCGGTATTGGTCAGGTTTTAGTGATGGCTTTACGCACCAGTGCAGACTACCAACCCACAGGTGTTGTGTTAATAGCAGACCATGCAGAACGTCAGTGGTCAGAACAAAGCCTCACTGCCTTAGAATCTTTGATTTGTCAGTTTGCTTGGTCGCGTTGGCATTTGCATATCACGCAAATTCTCCAATCCACAACTAACAATCTCCAACAACTGAATTGGTACAAGCACCGTCGTTTGGAGGAAATGCAAAGAACTATCGTACTTTTACTTAGCCAAATGTATGATTTGTGTACTCCTACTAACGAACTGATTCACACTCGCCATCTACAGTTATTGCGTCAGATGGAGACAGTGACAGGCGCGATGACAACCATGCTCAAACTCGAGCAGTGGCAAGTCTGTGTTAGCAAAGAAACTTTACCAATAGCTAGTTTACTCAAGCGATCGCTCGAACGAGTAGAAATCTTGCTCAAACAACAAAAGCTGTGGGTAGGCGTGCATGGTTTAGGGCAACCGATTGACAGCACAGAAAAAACTTATTCTACTTTATATAACTCTTCTGACGGGTCTAAAACCCAAGCCATGACGATCGTTGGCGACATAGTAAAAATTGAATTAGTTCTATATGAATTGTTAATGAACGCTTGTCGTCGTTCGGTAGGTGGCGGAAGAATTGACATTTGGTGTCGCCGCATGGACGAGGAGTTGCTAGAGATATCAGTGACAGATAATGGTACTATTGAAGCTAAACTTTTAGAAGAATTACATCAAGATGCACCCAAGAAAGTGCTATCTCCCTCCAGTCTCAGTCAACCACCAGGTTTACACTTGTTAATCTGTCAAAATCTCATGCAACTCATGGGAGGCGAACTGCATTTTTATCAGTTACCAGATGGTCGGGTTGTGAGCCGATTGTTATTGCCTTTAGCTAGTTAA
- a CDS encoding DUF2256 domain-containing protein: protein MGRARSKSDLPTKMCPVCQRPFTWRKKWADCWDEVKYCSERCRRRRSEAQGTE, encoded by the coding sequence ATGGGACGTGCTCGTTCTAAATCGGACTTGCCTACAAAAATGTGTCCGGTATGTCAACGCCCTTTCACCTGGCGCAAGAAATGGGCTGATTGCTGGGATGAAGTCAAATACTGCTCGGAAAGATGCCGTCGTCGTCGTTCTGAAGCACAAGGTACGGAGTAA
- a CDS encoding isoaspartyl peptidase/L-asparaginase: MDIQVQPKLIIHGGAGASLKGKGGLDAVRRSLHKIVEEVYALLLSGESAKEAVVKGCQLLEDEPRFNAGTGSVLQSDGQIRMSASLMDGACQSFSGVINVSRVKNPIDLALALQSSPDRVLSDYGAAELARELQVPSYNGLTELRLQEWIQERQDNFKRAMAGVIAEEELLETSSARRGTIGVVALDTQGKLAVGTSTGGKGFERIGRVSDSAMPAGNYATKFAAVSCTGIGEDIMDECLAPRIVVRVTDGMPLSEAMQRSFTEASENHRDFGAIAIDASGAIGWGKTCPTLLAAFHNGEEIGDTLEIPGGTKVGVF, from the coding sequence ATGGATATACAGGTGCAACCTAAATTAATTATTCATGGAGGGGCGGGAGCTTCTCTGAAGGGTAAAGGAGGATTAGACGCAGTCCGCCGATCGCTCCATAAAATAGTGGAGGAAGTTTACGCTCTTCTCCTATCTGGAGAAAGTGCTAAAGAAGCGGTAGTTAAGGGCTGTCAACTGTTGGAGGATGAACCCCGCTTTAATGCCGGAACTGGTTCTGTATTGCAATCAGACGGTCAAATCCGTATGAGTGCTTCTCTCATGGATGGTGCTTGCCAAAGTTTTAGTGGCGTGATTAATGTATCGCGGGTGAAAAATCCTATCGATTTGGCGCTTGCTCTCCAAAGTTCTCCCGATCGCGTATTGTCTGATTATGGTGCTGCTGAATTAGCACGAGAATTACAAGTTCCGAGCTATAACGGCTTAACTGAATTGCGGTTACAAGAATGGATCCAGGAACGTCAAGATAATTTTAAAAGAGCAATGGCTGGGGTCATTGCTGAAGAAGAATTGCTAGAAACTAGCAGTGCTCGACGCGGTACCATTGGTGTAGTAGCTTTAGATACTCAAGGTAAGCTAGCAGTAGGTACCTCTACGGGTGGAAAAGGATTTGAGCGCATTGGTCGGGTCAGCGATTCTGCAATGCCTGCAGGCAATTACGCTACAAAATTTGCTGCTGTTAGTTGTACTGGTATCGGAGAGGATATCATGGATGAGTGTTTGGCACCACGGATTGTAGTACGCGTTACTGATGGAATGCCGCTTTCTGAAGCAATGCAGCGCTCCTTTACAGAAGCAAGCGAAAACCACCGAGATTTTGGAGCGATCGCCATTGATGCGAGTGGGGCAATAGGGTGGGGCAAAACCTGCCCAACTCTTTTGGCTGCATTTCATAACGGCGAGGAGATTGGCGATACTTTGGAAATACCCGGTGGTACAAAAGTAGGCGTGTTTTAA
- the glmU gene encoding bifunctional UDP-N-acetylglucosamine diphosphorylase/glucosamine-1-phosphate N-acetyltransferase GlmU, giving the protein MVVVAILAAGRGTRMKSNLPKVLHSLGGRSLIEQVIESVKPLSPTRQMVIVGYQAEEIKAALQPIPSLEFVEQTEQLGTGHAVQQLLPYLEGYTGDLLVLYGDVPLLRTETLENLLETHTKNQNAATILTAKVDNPKGYGRVFCNSENIVQQIIEDRDCTPDQKQNQRINAGIYCFRWQDLANILPHLQANNSQKEYYLTDAVSQIEPVMAVDLEDYREILGINDRLQLATASEILQRRIKEKWMLAGVTLIDPASITIDDTVELQPDVIIEPQTHLRGSTVIHTGSRIGPGSLIENSQIGENVTIQYSVVTNSIIHSGTTVGPYAHLRGNVVVGAKCRIGNFVELKNTTLGDHSNAAHLSYLGDTTAGTRVNIGAGTITANYDGVKKHPTTIGDRTKTGANSVLVAPLSIGNDVYIAAGSAVTKDVPDDCLVIARARQVEKPGWRLQSHKDGEG; this is encoded by the coding sequence ATGGTAGTTGTAGCAATTTTGGCAGCAGGACGTGGAACACGCATGAAATCCAACCTGCCTAAAGTTTTACATTCCCTCGGTGGGCGATCGCTCATCGAACAAGTTATTGAGAGTGTAAAACCGCTTTCGCCGACTCGGCAGATGGTTATAGTAGGGTATCAAGCGGAAGAAATCAAGGCAGCCCTACAGCCAATTCCAAGTTTGGAGTTTGTAGAACAGACAGAACAGCTTGGGACAGGTCATGCAGTTCAGCAGTTACTGCCCTATTTAGAAGGTTACACCGGAGATTTACTAGTACTGTACGGTGATGTCCCATTGCTGCGTACAGAAACCCTGGAAAATTTGTTGGAAACTCACACTAAAAACCAAAACGCTGCCACCATACTGACAGCAAAGGTAGATAATCCTAAGGGCTATGGACGCGTTTTTTGTAATAGTGAAAATATAGTTCAACAAATTATTGAAGATAGGGATTGCACTCCCGATCAAAAGCAGAATCAACGTATTAATGCTGGCATTTACTGCTTTCGATGGCAGGATTTAGCTAACATTTTGCCTCACTTACAGGCAAACAATTCTCAGAAAGAGTACTATCTTACTGATGCGGTTAGCCAAATTGAGCCAGTAATGGCAGTGGATTTAGAGGATTATCGGGAAATTCTCGGCATTAACGATCGCCTGCAACTTGCCACAGCATCTGAGATTTTGCAAAGGCGAATCAAAGAAAAATGGATGTTAGCTGGTGTCACGCTCATAGATCCCGCAAGTATTACAATTGACGACACCGTAGAATTACAGCCAGATGTAATTATTGAACCTCAAACTCACCTAAGAGGGAGTACGGTTATTCACACAGGAAGTCGCATTGGACCGGGAAGTTTGATTGAAAATAGCCAAATCGGTGAAAACGTCACTATTCAATATTCTGTAGTAACAAATAGTATCATACATTCAGGAACCACAGTCGGGCCCTATGCTCATTTACGCGGTAATGTTGTCGTGGGTGCTAAGTGCCGAATCGGAAATTTTGTAGAACTAAAAAATACCACCCTAGGCGACCATTCCAATGCAGCCCACCTATCATACTTAGGTGATACTACTGCAGGAACCCGAGTCAATATTGGTGCGGGAACAATTACCGCCAATTATGACGGAGTGAAAAAACACCCAACCACAATTGGCGATCGCACAAAAACCGGAGCAAATAGCGTTTTAGTTGCTCCTTTATCAATAGGAAATGACGTTTACATAGCAGCCGGCTCTGCTGTTACAAAAGATGTCCCTGATGATTGTCTGGTAATTGCCCGTGCTCGCCAGGTAGAGAAACCGGGTTGGCGTTTGCAAAGTCACAAGGATGGAGAAGGTTGA
- a CDS encoding response regulator, whose product MQNKDDARSSPIKEIGLEEPETPASWVSPRVNSIFDLLVSRTVQAAYWTVNGTDSDAPKVLVVDDHAASRMTAVALLAMEGYEVIEADSGYTAIELVPQKQPDLILLDVMMPGMDGFEVCQLLKQEEATRLIPVIFITALNDRRSRIRGIEVGADDFLTKPFDRVELAARVKSLVQQKRLNEDLDHAEQVLFSIARAIESRDPNTGDHCERLMRLGEAFGEYLSLTRNQIRDLMWGGYLHDIGKVGIPDSVLLKQGKLTPEEWTIMKQHVLIGEKICQPLRSMRGVVPLIRHHHERWDGSGYPDGLVGEQIPRIAQVFQIIDIFDALTSERSYKKAFTAKEALKVMAEETKKGWRNPELMKQFEDFVMISCKNCLS is encoded by the coding sequence TTGCAAAACAAGGATGATGCGCGAAGTTCACCTATAAAAGAAATCGGGCTTGAAGAGCCGGAAACTCCTGCTTCTTGGGTAAGCCCTCGTGTGAATTCTATATTTGATTTACTAGTATCTAGAACGGTACAAGCCGCATATTGGACAGTGAATGGCACAGATTCGGATGCACCTAAAGTTTTAGTCGTTGATGACCATGCTGCTAGTCGGATGACAGCTGTTGCTCTGTTAGCAATGGAAGGCTACGAAGTCATAGAAGCAGATAGCGGTTATACTGCCATAGAACTGGTACCGCAAAAACAACCAGACCTGATTCTATTAGATGTGATGATGCCAGGAATGGATGGGTTTGAAGTTTGCCAGTTGCTCAAACAGGAAGAAGCAACCAGGCTGATACCAGTGATTTTTATTACAGCTTTAAACGATAGGCGATCGCGTATTCGGGGAATTGAGGTAGGTGCAGACGATTTTCTAACCAAACCATTCGATCGCGTAGAACTAGCAGCCCGTGTCAAATCTCTCGTACAACAAAAGCGGTTAAATGAAGATTTAGACCACGCCGAACAAGTCCTGTTTTCTATTGCCAGAGCCATTGAGAGTCGCGATCCCAACACCGGAGATCACTGCGAACGGTTAATGAGATTGGGTGAAGCTTTTGGTGAGTACCTGAGTTTAACACGCAATCAAATTCGAGATTTGATGTGGGGTGGCTATCTTCATGATATCGGCAAGGTGGGTATTCCTGATTCTGTACTGCTGAAACAGGGAAAACTGACTCCTGAAGAATGGACGATCATGAAGCAGCACGTTTTAATTGGCGAAAAGATTTGCCAGCCACTACGCAGTATGCGGGGTGTGGTTCCCCTCATCCGACACCACCACGAACGGTGGGACGGTTCAGGCTATCCGGATGGGCTGGTGGGCGAGCAAATTCCTCGCATAGCACAGGTCTTTCAAATAATTGATATTTTTGATGCTTTAACGAGCGAAAGATCCTACAAAAAAGCGTTTACCGCAAAAGAAGCCCTCAAAGTGATGGCAGAGGAAACAAAAAAGGGTTGGCGAAACCCCGAACTTATGAAGCAGTTTGAGGATTTTGTCATGATTTCTTGCAAGAATTGCTTGTCTTAA
- a CDS encoding IS5 family transposase encodes MYRKQGQTSIPTENFELPFEGKLSEDNRWVMMAAFIPWTEFEEEYSSFFSVEMGAPAKSFRMALGALIIKEKLGISDRETVEQIKENPYLQYFIGMSYYSNEAPFDASMLVHFRERISVELVNKVNQEMVKKMLEATSSKLSEKKTESPEEEGETPKNRGKLIIDATCAPGDISYPTDLELLNQARKQTEKIIDLLYEQTLGQLEKKPRTYRERARKDYLAVAKKRRVSQKDRRKAIRKQLQYIKRNLSHIEQLIISGASLEDLSHRQYKMLLVVAEVYRQQLWLYENKKQSIDDRIVSLTQPHIRPIVRGKAGKSVEFGAKLSASCFEGYIFLDHISWDNFNESGDLKAQVEAFKNYTGYYPESVHVDKIYRTRENRAWCKERGIIMSGPPLGRPPANVSKEKKKQDLESERIRNCIEGKFGQGKRRFSLNRVMTKLAHTSETAIAITFLVMNLSTQLSRLFYAFLCLFFKTTPFSPFTIIENNQSLNHR; translated from the coding sequence ATGTACCGAAAACAGGGACAAACTTCAATCCCAACTGAAAACTTTGAACTCCCGTTCGAGGGCAAGTTATCAGAAGATAATCGTTGGGTAATGATGGCTGCTTTCATTCCTTGGACAGAATTTGAAGAAGAATATTCTTCATTTTTCTCAGTAGAGATGGGAGCACCTGCCAAATCTTTTCGGATGGCATTAGGGGCATTAATAATCAAAGAAAAGTTGGGGATAAGCGATAGAGAAACAGTAGAGCAAATTAAAGAAAATCCTTATCTACAGTACTTTATAGGAATGTCATATTATAGTAATGAAGCTCCATTTGATGCATCAATGTTGGTACATTTTCGGGAAAGAATTAGTGTGGAGCTTGTTAACAAAGTGAATCAAGAAATGGTGAAGAAGATGCTAGAAGCAACATCTTCTAAACTATCTGAAAAAAAAACAGAATCACCAGAAGAAGAAGGTGAGACACCCAAAAATCGGGGAAAATTAATAATAGATGCAACTTGTGCTCCGGGTGATATCAGCTATCCGACAGATTTAGAGCTACTCAATCAAGCAAGAAAACAGACAGAGAAAATTATAGACTTACTTTACGAACAGACTTTGGGTCAATTAGAGAAAAAACCAAGAACCTATAGAGAGAGGGCTAGAAAGGATTATCTAGCAGTCGCTAAAAAACGTCGCGTTTCCCAAAAAGACAGGAGAAAAGCAATTAGAAAACAACTTCAATATATCAAAAGAAACTTATCTCATATTGAACAGCTAATTATTTCAGGAGCCTCTCTGGAAGATTTAAGTCACAGACAATATAAGATGTTGCTTGTAGTTGCAGAAGTCTACCGTCAACAACTCTGGTTGTATGAAAATAAAAAACAGAGTATTGACGACCGCATTGTCAGTTTAACCCAACCACATATCCGTCCAATTGTCCGAGGGAAAGCTGGTAAATCGGTAGAATTTGGGGCAAAATTGTCTGCTAGTTGCTTTGAAGGATATATATTTTTAGACCATATAAGTTGGGATAATTTTAATGAATCAGGAGACTTAAAAGCTCAAGTAGAAGCCTTTAAAAATTACACAGGGTACTATCCAGAATCTGTTCATGTTGATAAAATTTATCGCACAAGAGAGAACCGAGCTTGGTGTAAAGAAAGAGGTATTATAATGAGCGGACCTCCTTTAGGAAGACCCCCAGCTAATGTTAGTAAAGAAAAAAAGAAACAAGATTTAGAATCTGAGAGAATTCGTAATTGTATTGAGGGAAAATTTGGACAGGGGAAAAGAAGATTTAGCCTCAATCGCGTGATGACGAAACTTGCTCATACTTCTGAAACTGCAATTGCTATTACTTTTTTAGTGATGAATCTTTCTACTCAGCTCTCGCGGCTATTTTATGCTTTTTTATGTCTATTTTTTAAAACTACACCTTTTTCCCCATTTACTATTATTGAAAATAATCAGTCCTTAAATCATAGATAG